The genomic DNA CGGTGCGTCTCGCGCCCGGGCCGGCGCTGCTGCGCCGGCTGCCGAGGCCGCTGACGCTCGGCCTGTGCCTCGCCCTGCTGCTCACGGCCGGCGGTGTGGTCCTCGCCCGGGTCGCCCCGCAGGACGCCGACGTGGCGCTGTTCAGCGGGACGGTCGGGGTGGGCGCGGACGGCGCGCTGGTGCAGGTCGCGGGCGTCGACGGGACGGCCGGCGCCGCGGTGGTGCCCGGTACGCGGGTGCTCGAGGGTCCGGGCAGCGCCCAGGGTGTGGCCGACGAGCAGGCCTGGCTCGACGCCGGGACCGTGCCCGTCGTCCCCGGGCTGGGCGCCGACGCCGACCTCGTCCGCGGTGCGCTGCTCGACCTGCACGCGCTGACGCAGACCCACGGGGTGCCCGTCGCCGGCTGGACCGGGGCGTGGCGCTACGTCTGGCCGCGCGACGCCGCCTTCGCCGCCGTCGCCTTCGCCCGCACCGGCCACCTCGACGACGCGGAGCGGGTGCTCGACTTCCTCGGCCGCGTGCAGCCGGCCTCCGGCGTCTTCCAGGCGCGCTACCTGCCCGACGGCAGCGGCGTGCCCGACGACCGCGGCGCTCAGCTCGACGGCGTCGGCTGGGCGCTGTGGGCGACCGCGGGGGTCGCCGAGGTGCTGCCGCCGGGGCAGCGGGCGGCGTTCGTCGCCCGGCACCGCGCGCTCGTCGACCGCTCCACGGAGGCGGCGCTGTCCG from Microlunatus sagamiharensis includes the following:
- a CDS encoding glycoside hydrolase family 15 protein; the encoded protein is MTVAAVLPGAAPVRLAPGPALLRRLPRPLTLGLCLALLLTAGGVVLARVAPQDADVALFSGTVGVGADGALVQVAGVDGTAGAAVVPGTRVLEGPGSAQGVADEQAWLDAGTVPVVPGLGADADLVRGALLDLHALTQTHGVPVAGWTGAWRYVWPRDAAFAAVAFARTGHLDDAERVLDFLGRVQPASGVFQARYLPDGSGVPDDRGAQLDGVGWALWATAGVAEVLPPGQRAAFVARHRALVDRSTEAALSATAGSSGLPPASPDYWEVPERRTTLATAAVLRAGLEASARLATWSGDATGADRASTGEQRLGDAITRDFAGRGYPRRLGGRAGSVDLGVAFLLPPFSASRDETAYARFEQAPPLLARPAGGLAPGGSWKRDGISWTPTTATWALVAAASGDPDQALERLRWLAEHRTAEGSLPEKVLADGRPAAVAPLAWTAAAVVLAADELARGPVGSSTAEVSGR